A genomic region of Longimicrobiales bacterium contains the following coding sequences:
- a CDS encoding coniferyl aldehyde dehydrogenase — translation MDALAALRDAVRARQDELVRAVSADFGGRAPEETKMLELFPLYDQIRHARRHLKGWMRRRRVRTSWVLWPSRAFYQYQPLGVVGVIGAWNYQLLLTLGPVVDAIGAGNHVMLKPSEITPRSADVIARIVADAFATEYVACVTGGPEVGSGFSQLPFDHLFFTGSTRVGTLVMSAAAAHLTPVTLELGGKSPAIVHESYPFERAVRRIIKGKLLNAGQTCVAPDYVLLPARRKADFETAAQRVVAELYPRLAQNPDYTRIVSPTRYERLQALADDAASKGARVVTLDTEAASKGARVVTLGAEAASIGAGGDPIAARDRVFPPTLVFDTTDEMTVMQQEIFGPILPVVTYSTIADAIAYVNARPRPLALYYFDHDEKRVDAMLAATLSGGVTINDCIYHLGQHNLPFGGVGPSGMGSYHGFDGFQTFSKKRGVMVQSRRAGTSLLRPPYDAGRRRLVNALLKLARRSR, via the coding sequence ATGGATGCTCTGGCCGCACTGCGCGACGCCGTGCGTGCCCGCCAGGATGAGCTCGTGCGGGCGGTATCGGCCGACTTCGGCGGACGGGCGCCGGAGGAGACGAAGATGCTGGAGCTGTTTCCGTTATACGACCAGATCCGGCATGCGCGACGGCACCTGAAAGGCTGGATGCGACGGCGCCGGGTCCGGACGAGCTGGGTGCTGTGGCCGAGCAGGGCATTCTACCAGTATCAGCCGCTGGGCGTCGTCGGAGTGATCGGCGCCTGGAACTATCAGCTGCTCCTCACGCTCGGTCCCGTGGTCGACGCGATTGGCGCCGGCAACCACGTGATGCTGAAACCGTCGGAGATCACGCCGCGGTCCGCGGACGTGATCGCCCGGATCGTCGCCGACGCATTCGCGACGGAGTACGTCGCCTGCGTCACGGGCGGCCCCGAAGTGGGCAGCGGGTTTTCGCAGCTGCCGTTCGATCATCTGTTCTTCACAGGCTCCACACGCGTGGGCACGCTCGTGATGAGTGCCGCGGCCGCGCACCTGACGCCCGTGACGCTGGAGCTCGGAGGCAAGTCTCCCGCGATCGTTCACGAGAGCTATCCGTTCGAGCGTGCGGTCCGGCGCATCATCAAGGGCAAGCTGCTCAACGCCGGACAGACGTGTGTCGCGCCGGATTACGTGCTGCTGCCGGCGCGCCGCAAGGCCGACTTCGAGACCGCAGCGCAGCGCGTAGTCGCCGAGCTGTATCCGCGCCTCGCGCAGAACCCGGACTACACGCGCATCGTCAGCCCCACTCGTTACGAGCGATTGCAGGCCCTGGCCGATGACGCGGCGTCGAAAGGCGCGCGCGTGGTCACGCTCGACACTGAGGCCGCCTCGAAAGGCGCCCGCGTGGTCACGCTCGGCGCTGAGGCCGCCTCGATCGGCGCGGGCGGCGATCCCATCGCCGCGCGGGACCGCGTGTTTCCCCCGACTCTCGTATTCGATACGACAGACGAAATGACGGTAATGCAGCAGGAGATCTTCGGGCCGATCCTGCCCGTGGTCACCTACAGCACGATCGCCGACGCGATCGCATACGTGAACGCGCGCCCGCGGCCGCTGGCCCTCTATTACTTCGACCATGACGAGAAGCGCGTCGATGCCATGCTCGCAGCGACGCTTTCGGGCGGCGTCACGATCAACGACTGCATCTACCATCTGGGTCAGCACAACCTGCCGTTCGGCGGCGTCGGGCCGAGCGGCATGGGCAGCTACCACGGCTTCGACGGGTTCCAGACGTTTTCGAAGAAGCGTGGCGTCATGGTGCAGAGCCGGCGCGCCGGTACATCGCTCCTGCGGCCCCCGTACGATGCCGGCCGGCGTCGCCTGGTGAACGCTCTGTTGAAGCTCGCGCGGCGCTCACGGTGA
- a CDS encoding cytochrome c, which produces MKTWQRRLAMTFGGIAALFLLVLGGVYGMSASAVGGGHTTDPHPFNGAIGNAAEGERLGTLYGCTDCHGPDLGGTVLMDGMPFARVPAPNLTAGAPEGALSDADFEQAVRHGIGRDGRKLFIMPSAEYTYLSDQDVADVLAWVRTLPAVERELPSRSFGPVGRAMAALGKVPFQPDLIAADPQARHLDRPGASDPLALGYYLTRLCTGCHGLDLGGAPALAPDAPPGPDLTPSGNLARWSRDDFQEVFATGRTPDGRVLSDAMPWKVIGQAEPAEMDAIWAYLRSLPARAAPAQ; this is translated from the coding sequence ATGAAGACCTGGCAGCGCCGGCTCGCCATGACGTTCGGTGGAATCGCAGCTCTCTTCCTGCTCGTGCTCGGCGGCGTGTACGGGATGTCCGCGTCCGCGGTGGGCGGCGGGCACACGACGGACCCCCATCCGTTCAACGGCGCCATCGGCAACGCCGCAGAGGGAGAGCGACTGGGCACCCTTTACGGTTGTACCGATTGCCACGGCCCCGACCTCGGCGGGACCGTGCTCATGGACGGCATGCCCTTCGCCCGCGTGCCGGCACCGAACCTCACCGCAGGCGCGCCGGAAGGCGCATTGAGCGACGCGGACTTCGAGCAGGCGGTCCGCCACGGCATCGGACGCGACGGCCGCAAGCTCTTCATCATGCCCTCGGCGGAATACACGTACCTGAGCGATCAGGACGTCGCCGACGTGCTGGCGTGGGTCCGCACGCTGCCAGCGGTCGAGCGGGAGCTGCCGTCACGCAGCTTCGGACCGGTCGGCCGGGCCATGGCGGCGCTCGGCAAGGTGCCGTTCCAGCCCGACCTCATCGCCGCGGATCCACAGGCACGGCACCTCGACCGCCCGGGGGCGTCCGATCCGCTCGCGCTCGGTTACTACCTGACGCGGCTGTGCACCGGCTGTCACGGGCTCGATCTGGGCGGTGCACCGGCGCTCGCGCCGGACGCGCCGCCCGGACCGGACCTGACGCCATCGGGCAATCTCGCGCGCTGGTCGCGGGACGACTTCCAGGAGGTGTTCGCAACCGGCCGCACTCCTGATGGCCGGGTGCTGAGCGATGCGATGCCATGGAAGGTGATCGGGCAGGCGGAGCCGGCGGAGATGGACGCCATCTGGGCATATCTGCGATCGCTGCCGGCACGCGCTGCGCCGGCGCAGTAG
- the glgA gene encoding glycogen synthase yields the protein MLTNEYPPHVYGGAGVHVDYLTRELAALDGGRHHVQVLSFGAQRETSPSLSVEGVQPPVELPAQDPRHAKLFATLLQDLVMSGRLADIDIVHCHTWYTHLAGCLAKHLHGVPLILTTHSLEPHRPWKVEQLGTAYHVSSWIERTAYENADGVVAVSQSMLRDVHALYGVALDRVRVIHNGIDLDEYRPTPNLATLRECGIDPDIPFVLFVGRITRQKGIIHLVNAIRHIQPGVQIVLCAGAPDTPEISREMIDAVERARTLSSHSIIWIDEMLSKDKIIHLYTHAEIFVCPSVYEPFGIINLEAMACGTPVVASAVGGIPEVVEHGETGLLVAPEAISATEVEPRHPEQFARDLATAVNALLDDADLRASMARKARARVEQRFSWQSIARQTLEFYEQVCDQHAQARTPAHTRKYTDLFDPPS from the coding sequence ATCCTGACCAACGAGTACCCGCCGCACGTCTACGGCGGCGCAGGTGTGCATGTGGACTACCTGACGCGCGAGCTGGCCGCGCTCGACGGCGGCCGCCATCACGTGCAGGTCCTGAGCTTCGGCGCCCAGCGTGAGACCAGCCCGAGCCTGAGCGTTGAAGGTGTTCAGCCGCCGGTCGAACTGCCGGCACAGGACCCGCGCCATGCAAAGCTGTTCGCGACCCTGCTGCAGGACCTCGTGATGAGCGGCCGGCTGGCGGATATCGACATCGTCCACTGTCACACCTGGTACACGCACCTCGCCGGCTGCCTCGCGAAGCATCTGCACGGTGTGCCGCTCATTCTGACGACCCACTCGCTCGAGCCGCATCGGCCCTGGAAGGTCGAACAGCTCGGCACGGCCTACCACGTGTCCTCATGGATCGAGCGAACGGCCTACGAGAATGCCGATGGCGTCGTCGCGGTGTCTCAGTCCATGCTCCGTGACGTGCACGCACTGTACGGCGTCGCGCTCGACCGCGTCCGGGTGATCCACAACGGCATCGATCTCGACGAGTACCGTCCCACACCCAACCTGGCGACACTGCGCGAGTGCGGAATCGATCCCGACATACCGTTCGTCCTGTTCGTCGGCCGCATCACGCGGCAGAAGGGCATCATTCACCTCGTCAATGCCATCCGCCACATCCAGCCGGGTGTGCAGATCGTCCTGTGCGCGGGCGCACCCGACACACCGGAGATCTCGCGCGAGATGATCGATGCCGTGGAGCGCGCGCGCACACTGAGCTCGCACTCCATCATCTGGATCGATGAGATGCTGTCGAAGGACAAGATCATCCACCTCTACACGCATGCGGAGATCTTCGTCTGCCCGTCCGTCTACGAGCCGTTCGGGATCATCAACCTGGAAGCGATGGCGTGCGGTACGCCGGTCGTCGCATCGGCGGTGGGGGGGATACCGGAGGTCGTGGAGCACGGCGAGACGGGACTGCTCGTGGCGCCGGAAGCGATCAGTGCGACGGAGGTCGAGCCGCGACACCCGGAGCAGTTCGCGCGCGACCTCGCGACGGCGGTCAATGCCCTGCTCGATGATGCAGACCTGCGCGCGTCCATGGCGCGCAAGGCGCGCGCGCGTGTGGAGCAGCGCTTCAGCTGGCAGAGCATCGCGCGGCAGACACTCGAGTTCTACGAGCAGGTGTGCGACCAGCATGCGCAGGCGCGCACACCGGCGCACACGCGCAAGTACACCGACCTCTTCGATCCGCCGTCCTAG
- a CDS encoding pseudouridine synthase, with protein MKAGALAKYISNLGYGSRREVMAMIARGRVTNAAGDVLRHDDPIDHDDVRVDGEPLDPPAGALLMLHKPVGCVCSTKDVNAVVYDLLPHRFLHRSPVIAPVGRLDADTSGLLLMTDDGSLNHLITSPRSHLPRVYDVSLADPLRGDEAAIFASGTLLLKGEETPLRPAEMDVVSERNARVTLHEGRYHQVRRMFAAVGNRVVALHRSRLGPQDLGDLPAGEWRMLGPGEVDAIRTEIAALRTRSAQERSATAERSATAERSAAAERSATSERSATAERSATSKRSAT; from the coding sequence ATGAAGGCCGGCGCTCTCGCGAAGTACATATCGAATCTGGGGTACGGCAGCCGCCGTGAGGTCATGGCAATGATCGCCCGCGGACGTGTGACGAACGCTGCCGGCGACGTGCTCCGGCATGACGATCCGATCGATCACGACGACGTGAGGGTGGATGGCGAGCCGCTCGATCCTCCGGCCGGCGCACTGCTGATGCTGCACAAGCCGGTCGGATGCGTGTGCTCGACGAAGGACGTGAACGCCGTCGTCTACGACCTGCTGCCACACAGGTTCCTGCACCGTTCCCCCGTCATTGCACCCGTCGGACGCCTGGATGCGGACACGTCGGGACTGCTGCTCATGACGGATGATGGATCGCTCAACCATCTCATCACGTCACCGCGCTCCCATCTGCCCCGCGTCTACGATGTCTCGCTGGCGGATCCGCTGCGCGGCGATGAGGCCGCGATCTTCGCGAGCGGCACACTGCTGCTGAAAGGCGAGGAGACGCCGCTGCGGCCGGCGGAAATGGACGTGGTCAGTGAGCGGAACGCGCGCGTGACGCTTCACGAGGGGCGCTATCATCAGGTGCGCCGCATGTTCGCCGCCGTCGGCAACCGCGTCGTGGCACTGCACCGCAGCCGCCTGGGGCCGCAGGACCTGGGTGATCTGCCCGCAGGTGAGTGGCGCATGCTCGGACCCGGGGAGGTCGATGCGATCCGCACGGAGATCGCTGCGCTGCGCACGCGTTCCGCGCAGGAACGATCGGCGACTGCAGAACGGTCTGCGACGGCAGAACGGTCGGCGGCGGCGGAACGATCCGCGACGTCGGAACGGTCAGCGACTGCAGAACGATCGGCGACTTCAAAACGGTCGGCGACGTGA
- a CDS encoding SDR family oxidoreductase, with protein sequence MSRIVGSTALITGGASGIGYLMGERLLTEGAARIVIWDIDASALERVTTELTARGCHVDGYCVDVTDSTQVQHALHTMQVRDVHVDLLINNAGIIVGRDFIAHDHDDIDRTMAINALAPMHLTRAILPVMLKRRRGHIVNIASAAGMVANPGMSVYCASKWAVTGWSESLRIELERSKSGVRVTTVMPYYIDTGMFAGVRSRVLPLLKPERAARDIVTAIRKDRILIRLPGLLNVVPLMRGALPARWFDRIAGEWLGVYDTMSSFTGRQK encoded by the coding sequence ATGAGCAGGATCGTCGGCAGCACGGCGCTGATCACGGGCGGCGCGTCCGGCATCGGCTACCTGATGGGCGAGCGGCTGCTGACGGAGGGCGCGGCCCGTATCGTCATCTGGGACATCGATGCTTCCGCACTGGAGCGCGTGACGACAGAGCTTACTGCGCGGGGCTGCCACGTGGACGGATACTGCGTCGATGTCACCGACAGTACGCAGGTGCAGCATGCCCTCCACACGATGCAGGTCCGGGACGTCCACGTCGATCTGCTGATCAATAACGCCGGCATCATTGTCGGCCGGGATTTCATCGCGCACGATCACGATGACATTGACAGGACGATGGCGATCAATGCTCTCGCCCCGATGCATCTCACGCGTGCCATCCTGCCCGTCATGCTGAAGCGGAGGCGCGGCCACATCGTGAACATCGCGTCGGCCGCAGGCATGGTGGCGAATCCCGGCATGTCCGTCTACTGCGCGAGCAAGTGGGCCGTGACCGGGTGGTCGGAGTCGCTGCGCATCGAGCTGGAACGGTCGAAAAGCGGTGTGCGGGTCACGACCGTCATGCCGTATTACATCGACACGGGAATGTTCGCCGGCGTGCGCTCGCGGGTTCTCCCGCTGCTCAAGCCCGAACGCGCCGCGCGCGACATCGTGACGGCCATCAGAAAGGACCGCATCCTGATCCGGCTTCCCGGCCTGCTGAACGTCGTACCGTTGATGCGCGGCGCACTGCCCGCCCGCTGGTTCGATCGCATTGCGGGCGAGTGGCTGGGTGTGTATGACACGATGAGCTCGTTCACGGGCAGGCAGAAGTGA
- a CDS encoding methyltransferase → MTRSRKSAPRTATEQSTDRFRCDDDDYHRWRTGEVGSGAHAITVSSKPGVPGFGEADPATGLLLDHVEIGAGESVCDLHCGPGAVGVASALRTSGAVSMCDVNLLSVAAARRTVEASGASASVTFGRAADALGAERVDVAVVRLAKGRIPTLRLMWDAYHALRPGGRCYLAGANDEGVRTALRQLEQLFGDAAVLGYRGGNRVGMAIRPDAAPERTGDFDVPWLDPGTFHELRVEACGVEIDVRSRPGVFSWDRLDDGTRALLDVLNVQDAGAILDLGCGFGIVGAVAARLAPAARVTLTDVSMDAIESSRRTIAENGLAGRCEVIASDIAAVIPDRSVDLVLTNPPFHTGKATDLLVAAQFVRDAARVLKPGGRLMLVANRTLPYELWLRACFGSYHAAFDGRRFKVLSAVRPG, encoded by the coding sequence GTGACGCGTTCCCGGAAGTCTGCGCCACGCACGGCGACGGAGCAGTCGACTGATCGGTTTCGCTGCGACGACGACGACTATCATCGCTGGCGCACCGGCGAAGTCGGTTCCGGAGCGCACGCGATCACCGTCTCGTCCAAGCCCGGTGTTCCCGGCTTCGGCGAGGCGGATCCTGCGACCGGCCTGCTTCTGGACCATGTCGAGATCGGGGCCGGCGAATCCGTGTGTGACCTGCACTGCGGCCCCGGCGCCGTAGGAGTGGCGTCGGCGCTGCGCACGTCGGGCGCGGTTTCGATGTGCGACGTCAACCTCCTCTCAGTCGCGGCCGCGCGTCGCACCGTAGAGGCCAGCGGTGCCAGCGCATCGGTAACGTTCGGGCGCGCCGCGGACGCGCTCGGCGCGGAACGCGTGGATGTCGCCGTCGTACGCCTGGCGAAGGGACGGATCCCGACGCTGCGGTTGATGTGGGACGCGTATCACGCGCTGCGGCCAGGCGGCCGGTGCTACCTGGCCGGCGCCAATGATGAGGGGGTCAGGACTGCGCTGCGTCAGCTGGAGCAGCTCTTCGGCGACGCCGCCGTACTCGGCTACCGTGGCGGTAACCGGGTGGGAATGGCGATACGGCCGGACGCGGCGCCGGAGCGGACTGGCGATTTCGACGTGCCCTGGCTCGACCCTGGGACTTTCCATGAGCTCCGCGTGGAGGCATGCGGGGTCGAGATCGACGTCCGTTCGCGCCCCGGCGTATTCTCATGGGACCGACTCGACGACGGCACGCGGGCATTGCTCGACGTCCTGAACGTGCAGGATGCCGGCGCCATCCTGGATCTCGGCTGCGGCTTCGGCATCGTCGGCGCGGTCGCAGCGCGGCTCGCACCCGCTGCCCGGGTCACCCTGACGGACGTCAGCATGGATGCCATCGAGTCGAGTCGCCGCACCATCGCGGAGAACGGCCTCGCGGGTCGTTGTGAGGTCATTGCATCGGACATCGCCGCTGTCATTCCCGATCGCAGCGTCGACCTGGTGCTCACCAATCCGCCGTTCCACACCGGCAAGGCAACCGACCTGCTCGTCGCCGCGCAGTTCGTCCGCGATGCGGCGCGCGTGCTGAAGCCCGGCGGCCGACTCATGCTGGTCGCCAACCGTACCCTGCCGTACGAGCTATGGCTGCGCGCATGCTTCGGCTCGTACCATGCGGCGTTCGACGGCCGCCGGTTCAAGGTGCTGTCTGCCGTGCGACCGGGCTGA